Genomic window (Streptomyces sp. LX-29):
GTCGGGTACACGGTCTCATGGGTGGCGGCCAGTTCCTCGTACGTCCACCATCGCAGCCCGGTGACGCTACGCCGCTCCAGGTCCGTATGGCCGCCCATCTCGGTGGCGGTCCGCTCGGTGCGCCCCAGGTAGTACCACTCGTCCTGATCCCAGCGCCGGCCGTCGAAGGGGAAGGAGCACACCCGCCGCCAGAGCACGGGCCCCAGCTCCACGTCCGTGATGCCCGTCTCCTCGGCCAGCTCCCGGCGCGCCGCCTGCTCCCGGCTCTCGTCGCCCTCCAGCCCGCCACCCGGCGTGAACCACCAGGTCGACGAGGGGTCGTCCGGCTCGAAGCCGTGCAGCAGCAGGATCCGGTCCTGCCGGTCCAACAGCACGACCCGAGCGACCCTGCGCAACTCCTGCCCGCCCCCGGCCATCGCCGGGGTCCCCGTGTCCGTGTCCGTGTCCGCGTTCGCGTCCGTGCTCGTGTCCGCGTCCGCGTCCGGCATCGTCTCAGCCACCGACCGTCGCCGCCTTTCGTTCGCCCTTCTCCCGACGCCGCGCCACGATCTTGGCGATCGGGCCGTACGCCGCACCTCCCAGGATGAGCACGGCGCCGATGGTGACGGCGTAGGTGAGCGGCGTGACCGGGCCCGGCTCGGAGATCCCGCCGGGGAGGGCGGCGAAACCGGTCGGCCGCTCCAGCATCCCCATGGCGTCCTGCGGCCAGACGACGGCGTCGACGCGGGCCTGCACCGTGTCCCGGGGCACCGTGCCGTGGGCGCCGTCGGCCAGGTGCTCGGGCGAGTCCACGGAGTCGACCCGGTGGTCGCCGAGCAGGAACAGCTCGTCCTTCGGCACGGTGGCGGAGAAGAAGCTGCTCGTGCTCGTGGCCTTGGTGTCGGGCAGATACGGTTCCTCGATCGGCTTGCCGTTGACCATCAGCCGGCCTCGCCGGTCGCAGCACTCGACCTTGTCGCCGTCGACGCCGACGACCCGCTTCACCATCGGCGTGTTGCCCCACACCTTGTCCTGGAAGACGACGACGTCGCCGCGGCGCACCTCGTCGCCGTCTATTCGCTCGGCCAGCACCCGCGCGCCCTGCTTGATCGACGGCGCCATCGAGTTGGTCGGGACGGTGTACGGCTTGTAGAGCAACGCTCCCCAGGCGAATCCGCCGAGGAACAGCACGCAGCCGAGGGCCACGGCCACACC
Coding sequences:
- a CDS encoding NUDIX hydrolase; the protein is MAGGGQELRRVARVVLLDRQDRILLLHGFEPDDPSSTWWFTPGGGLEGDESREQAARRELAEETGITDVELGPVLWRRVCSFPFDGRRWDQDEWYYLGRTERTATEMGGHTDLERRSVTGLRWWTYEELAATHETVYPTRLAGLLRTLLDEGPPASPVILETERV
- the lepB gene encoding signal peptidase I, with translation MSGARSTDGGGRTRGSVLSGVAVALGCVLFLGGFAWGALLYKPYTVPTNSMAPSIKQGARVLAERIDGDEVRRGDVVVFQDKVWGNTPMVKRVVGVDGDKVECCDRRGRLMVNGKPIEEPYLPDTKATSTSSFFSATVPKDELFLLGDHRVDSVDSPEHLADGAHGTVPRDTVQARVDAVVWPQDAMGMLERPTGFAALPGGISEPGPVTPLTYAVTIGAVLILGGAAYGPIAKIVARRREKGERKAATVGG